A stretch of Schistocerca americana isolate TAMUIC-IGC-003095 chromosome 3, iqSchAmer2.1, whole genome shotgun sequence DNA encodes these proteins:
- the LOC124605742 gene encoding glucose-induced degradation protein 8 homolog, whose protein sequence is MSYTEKHENISKDDWMEHLEGVHVQRSDMNKLIMNYLVTEGFKEATEKFQQESGVSPCMDLDSLDDRIRIRDAIQSGRIQEATAIVNQLHPELLDNDRYLYFHLQQLHLTELIRNGKVEEALHFAQEQLSEAAESDPTVLNELERTLALLAFEDPHQSPFSDLLHPTHRQKVASELNAAILKMENRESTTPKLSNLLKLILWAQDELDKKKIKYPKMTCLANAVIEAPK, encoded by the coding sequence ATGAGCTACACAGAGAAACACGAAAACATTTCGAAGGACGACTGGATGGAGCATCTCGAAGGTGTTCATGTACAGCGTTCAGATATGAATAAGCTTATTATGAATTATTTGGTGACAGAAGGATTTAAAGAAGCAACTGAAAAATTCCAGCAGGAATCAGGCGTGAGTCCGTGTATGGATCTGGATTCTCTCGATGACAGAATACGAATACGTGATGCTATTCAAAGTGGCAGGATTCAGGAAGCTACGGCAATAGTGAACCAGCTGCATCCTGAGTTATTAGATAACGATAGGtatttatattttcatcttcagCAGCTACATTTGACAGAACTGATTCGAAACGGAAAAGTTGAAGAAGCGCTCCATTTTGCTCAAGAACAGTTATCAGAAGCTGCAGAATCTGATCCTACCGTTTTAAATGAATTGGAAAGAACATTAGCCCTTTTGGCGTTTGAAGACCCCCATCAGTCACCATTTAGTGATTTGTTGCACCCTACACATAGACAAAAAGTCGCAAGTGAACTAAATGCCGCAATACTAAAAATGGAAAACAGAGAATCTACAACTCCAAAGTTGtcaaatttgttaaaattaatattATGGGCACAAGATGAATTGGATAAGAAAAAGATTAAGTATCCGAAGATGACTTGCCTTGCCAATGCTGTAATTGAAGCACCAAAATGA